The nucleotide window CCTGTCTGCCTGTTTTGCAGCGGACTTGTTAACCGGATTATTTATGTCTTTTAAAGCAGTTCTCAACATCGACGGAGAAGAAATGAACATCCTGGAGTGCGACTTTTCATTCAGTCAGCAAACAGACCACAATGGAAAGCCTGCAGCCCGCCCCAAAGGAGGTGTTATCAACCTGGTAATAGAATCTGCCGGCGAAACCCATCTCTTTGACTGGATGGTCTCCAATACCCAAACAAAAAACGGCAGCATCATTTTTTTCCGCCGCGACTCTATGTCCAGGCTGAAAGAACTGAAGTTTACCGACGCCTTTTGTGTAGGGTATACCGAACAGTTCAATGCCTCCAATGAACAGCCTTTGCAGATCCAGTTGTCCCTTTCTGCCCGTGAACTGAAACTGAACAATTCAGTTTATCAGAACCCCTGGGCACACTGATCCTGTAAAAGCACCAGGACTTTTCCGTAACAGAAGAACGCCAACATGATGGAGTACATAGCCCCTTCCGTTTTGTTTGCGTTCTTCAGGGGCCTTATGCGCTCCGATGAAACAGCGGCCAACGCATATGGTTGCGCCGGTTAGCAAAGCACTGCCACCTCTCCCCTTCCCCCCGCTCTCCCCTTCCGGTAAGCAAAAAATGTATGTACCTTTAGGAAACTGCAGCCCTGCTGCTGTCTGCTAAAAATGGAAGAAAAAAAAGTTATAACCTATCCTAACGGGAACATCAGTATGACGACCTGGACCTGCGATGGTATCCTCATCGGACATGGTCTGTCTTCATTCAGGGAATTGTTTACCTACCCCGCCCATAGTGACAATGATGTGGTGAGACTACACTTTGGTCTCAGAGGTGATTATCTCTTTACTTACCAGCAACTGGGACGAACATTTGATCTGGTAGGTGGCCATCACAATATCATGTACTCCCATCCCTTTGATATGGTGGTACAGAATAAAACCCTGGAAATAGAGACTTTCGGAGTACAGTTTCCAAGGGAGACATTCCTCAGCTTCACCCAACATGCAAGCGACCAGTTGAAGCGTTTTGCGGAATGTATTGTGCTGGGTAAGCCCGTTCTGTTTTCCGATACCTGGGGTGCCGTAGATACACAGATAGAGCAGGTTATTTTCCAGGTTATGCATAGTAAGTATGCCGGTGATTTTCAGCGGCTGTTTCTGTTGTCCAAAGCGCTGGAGCTGTTGGTACTATCTGCCGAATCCTGCAATATGGCTGCCAGTAAAGCAAATCCATTTCTCAAAAATAAACAGGACACGGAAAAAATCATCGCTGTTCGGGACCTGATCAATACCCGGCTGGATTCCCCGCCCAGCCTTACTGAGATCGCCAAGACAGTTGGATTAAATGAATACAAACTAAAGCGGGGCTTCAAGGAAAAGTTCAATAATACAGTGTTTGGGTATCTGGCAGACCAACGGTTACAACTGGCCCATCAATACCTGCGGGATACGGGCAAAACAGCCGCTGAGATAGCTGCCGAGCTGGGATATGCTACCCCACAGCATTTCAACAACGCCTTTAAAAAGAAATTCGGCATCACTCCGTTTTCGGTTAGAAATAATCCGTAATGTGCAATGCTCCTGATATCCGGCATTCTACTTTTGTGGGACTACTACAATGAAAAAGAACTGTCTACCTAAAAAATAATTATATGAGTCAAGGATTCTTCGTAAGAAATGATATTACTATCGACGCCCCTGCTGATGTAGTATGGGACACATTAGTGAACCCGGAAAAAACCAAACAGTATATGTATGGTTGTGAAACAGTATCCGACTGGAAAAAAGGCAGTGAATTGCTGTGGACCATGATACATGAAGGTAAGGAGCTGGTAGCTGTAAAAGGTGTAATCGAAGAGATCATCCCCAACGAGCTGCTGGTATATACCACCATCGATCCCAATTCCAACATTGACGATACTTCTGAAAACTACCTGAAAGTGACTTACCGGTTGTCGAATAAGGATGGCCAGACGTTGTTGGAGGTAAGCCAGGGAGATTACACTACAGTGGCTGAAGGCGACAGAAGATACAAAGAAGCGATGGAGGCCGGTGGGTGGGCTTCTATCCTGACAGAGATCAAAAAAGTGGCTGAAGCCAATTAAATAACCGGTAAAAAACCGGTTTTCACCGGTTCCCGGCCTTTGTTTACCTAACGCCGGTTGACCGGCTGGGAGTTGTGTCGCAATTTTGGGGTATAAACCTCTGTTTTATGACACAGCTCCCAACAACTTTCCATGTACTTATTGCCGGTGGCGGTATCAGTGGCCTGGCGCTGGCGCTCTTCCTGAAAAAGGCAGGCGTGTCCTGCAGTGTTTATGAAGCATATACTTACAAGGCTTCTGCCGGTGGCGGGTTTAATATCGCTCCCAACGGTATGAATGTGCTGAATGCCCTGGGACTGGCACAAAAAGTAATTGATGCAGGCGCGGTGGCTGAAGAGTTTTGTATGCGTAATGGCAAAGGCAAAATGATAGGCCATATACAAAATGGTTCTCCGGAAAAATACGGACAACCAGGTGTAAGCCTTTCCCGTGCTGCATTATATGATATTCTGCTGGAAGAACTCAATACACAGGGACTGAAAGTACAATACGAAAAAAGACTTTGTGATATCCGTCAGGACGAACTGGGTGTTACTGCTGTATTTACAGACGGTTCCCAGGCAGTAGGTGATGTGCTGATTGGCGCAGATGGCGTACACTCTGCTACCCGCCAGCTTCTTTTCCCGGAGGGACCAGCTCCGGCTTTTACAGGCATGAAAAATTACGGCGGCTTCACTCCTCTTTCTGCCGTGCCGGAATTAACAGCCCGCGAAATCAACAGCCTCAACTTCACTTTCGGTAACAACGGATTTTTCGGCTATTGCGCAGCCGGTAATGACATGGCCATGTGGTGGTCCAACCTCCCTTCTGATGAACCCTTTACCAAAGCCGAACTTGAATCTACTACACTGGAAGATGTCAAAACCACTATGCTGGAACGATACAGCGATTACCATGCTCCGGTAGCCGCGCTGATTGCTAATACCGAAAAGGTACTGAAGATAAACGTGTCAGATATCGCCTCCCTTCCCTCCTGGCATAAAGACCGGGTATTGCTGATCGGTGATGCGGCACATGCCGTAAGCCCTAATGCCGGTCAGGGAGCTTCCATGGCGCTGGAAGATGCCATGTTCCTGGCGATGCTGCTGCGTGACGCCGGCGTGGGTTCCTATGCAGCCGCCTTCCGTAAATTTGAAAAAGACCGTAAACCGAGGGTAGAAAAGATTGTGGCAGAAGGAAGAAGAAGAGGTGCCACAAAAACCATCCTTAAACCCTGGCAGGCTAAAATCCGGGAATGGCTGATGGCTGTACTGATACCGCTGTTTGCAGCCAAAAATGCAGACTGGCTATATAGATACCGGCTCGACTGGCAGATGAAATTCTAATGGAAGTATCTATCTTGCCGGCATAAGTACTATCTATGCCAACCCATAATTCAAATTTTAAAGTCCCTGCGATTATTGCTATACCTCTGCTCTTTGGCCTGTCCCTGCGTTTTATATTCGGCTTGAATAGTGTAGAAGCTATCTATTCTGTAATGGGATTGTCCTTCCTTTTCCTGGTCCCTTTTGGGATAGGTGCACTCACTATTTACCTGTCTTCCAAAGAAAATGCGTCCCGCAG belongs to Chitinophaga sp. HK235 and includes:
- a CDS encoding SRPBCC domain-containing protein — protein: MSQGFFVRNDITIDAPADVVWDTLVNPEKTKQYMYGCETVSDWKKGSELLWTMIHEGKELVAVKGVIEEIIPNELLVYTTIDPNSNIDDTSENYLKVTYRLSNKDGQTLLEVSQGDYTTVAEGDRRYKEAMEAGGWASILTEIKKVAEAN
- a CDS encoding NAD(P)/FAD-dependent oxidoreductase, producing the protein MTQLPTTFHVLIAGGGISGLALALFLKKAGVSCSVYEAYTYKASAGGGFNIAPNGMNVLNALGLAQKVIDAGAVAEEFCMRNGKGKMIGHIQNGSPEKYGQPGVSLSRAALYDILLEELNTQGLKVQYEKRLCDIRQDELGVTAVFTDGSQAVGDVLIGADGVHSATRQLLFPEGPAPAFTGMKNYGGFTPLSAVPELTAREINSLNFTFGNNGFFGYCAAGNDMAMWWSNLPSDEPFTKAELESTTLEDVKTTMLERYSDYHAPVAALIANTEKVLKINVSDIASLPSWHKDRVLLIGDAAHAVSPNAGQGASMALEDAMFLAMLLRDAGVGSYAAAFRKFEKDRKPRVEKIVAEGRRRGATKTILKPWQAKIREWLMAVLIPLFAAKNADWLYRYRLDWQMKF
- the tssD gene encoding type VI secretion system tube protein TssD — protein: MSFKAVLNIDGEEMNILECDFSFSQQTDHNGKPAARPKGGVINLVIESAGETHLFDWMVSNTQTKNGSIIFFRRDSMSRLKELKFTDAFCVGYTEQFNASNEQPLQIQLSLSARELKLNNSVYQNPWAH
- a CDS encoding AraC family transcriptional regulator, coding for MEEKKVITYPNGNISMTTWTCDGILIGHGLSSFRELFTYPAHSDNDVVRLHFGLRGDYLFTYQQLGRTFDLVGGHHNIMYSHPFDMVVQNKTLEIETFGVQFPRETFLSFTQHASDQLKRFAECIVLGKPVLFSDTWGAVDTQIEQVIFQVMHSKYAGDFQRLFLLSKALELLVLSAESCNMAASKANPFLKNKQDTEKIIAVRDLINTRLDSPPSLTEIAKTVGLNEYKLKRGFKEKFNNTVFGYLADQRLQLAHQYLRDTGKTAAEIAAELGYATPQHFNNAFKKKFGITPFSVRNNP